One window from the genome of Candidatus Chlorohelix allophototropha encodes:
- the argH gene encoding argininosuccinate lyase produces MKLWGGRFGKEVDKTAEEFGASIPFDRNLYRQDIAGSIAHARMLAKQGIISPEDSNTIIAGLEKIRARIERGEFEFRLDREDIHMNIEAVLAEEIGSAAGRLHTGRSRNDQVALDVRLYTCSAIVTIVERIANLQETLLKLAQKWHGIIMPGYTHLQRAQPVLLSHHLLAYFEMLQRDAGRFYDCYTRTDVSPLGSGALAGVPYPLDREYVAEQLGMNAITRNSLDAVSDRDFVVETLSAAALCAVHLSRFAEEIVLWSSGEFGFIELDDAYSTGSSIMPQKKNPDMAELVRGKSGRMVGNLVSVLTMLKGLPLAYNKDMQEDKEPLFDSVETLVNSLTVFNGMIATMQVRAATLYRAAQGSFATATDIADYLVKKGIPFRQAHEVSGKLVKKCVEEGRTFADLKLEEYRAFASEFDEDILLITVESSLGSRKTTGGTAPEQVANALTAAENLLMETRDWLKEKSTGQDER; encoded by the coding sequence ATGAAATTGTGGGGGGGACGCTTCGGTAAAGAAGTTGATAAAACTGCCGAAGAGTTCGGGGCTTCGATTCCGTTTGATCGCAATCTATACCGACAGGACATCGCCGGTTCCATCGCGCATGCCCGTATGCTGGCAAAACAGGGCATCATTTCACCCGAAGACTCGAATACAATAATTGCAGGGCTAGAAAAAATCCGCGCTCGTATCGAACGAGGCGAATTTGAATTCAGGCTCGACCGCGAAGATATCCATATGAACATTGAAGCGGTACTGGCAGAGGAAATCGGGTCTGCCGCAGGACGGCTTCATACCGGGCGTAGTCGCAACGATCAAGTAGCATTGGATGTGCGCCTCTATACCTGCTCGGCGATTGTGACGATTGTTGAGCGCATCGCCAATTTGCAGGAAACCTTGCTAAAGCTGGCACAAAAATGGCATGGGATAATTATGCCCGGCTATACCCACCTACAGCGGGCACAACCTGTTTTACTTTCCCACCACTTGCTGGCTTACTTCGAGATGTTACAACGCGATGCCGGGCGTTTTTACGATTGCTATACCCGCACTGATGTGTCACCGCTCGGCAGCGGCGCGCTGGCGGGCGTACCCTACCCACTTGACCGCGAATATGTGGCGGAACAACTAGGGATGAACGCAATCACACGCAACAGCCTTGACGCGGTAAGCGATCGCGATTTCGTGGTAGAAACGCTCTCTGCCGCTGCTCTTTGTGCAGTGCATTTGAGCCGTTTCGCCGAAGAAATTGTTTTGTGGTCGAGCGGCGAGTTCGGTTTCATCGAACTGGATGATGCCTATAGTACCGGCAGTAGTATTATGCCCCAGAAGAAGAACCCCGATATGGCGGAACTGGTGCGCGGTAAAAGCGGGCGCATGGTGGGCAATCTGGTATCAGTATTGACCATGCTCAAGGGATTGCCGCTAGCTTACAATAAAGATATGCAGGAAGACAAAGAACCGCTCTTTGATTCGGTAGAGACTCTAGTTAACAGCCTGACCGTTTTCAACGGAATGATCGCCACTATGCAAGTGCGTGCCGCAACATTATATCGCGCCGCTCAAGGAAGTTTTGCTACCGCCACAGATATTGCCGATTATCTGGTGAAAAAGGGTATCCCCTTCCGGCAAGCGCACGAGGTATCAGGTAAATTGGTCAAAAAGTGCGTCGAAGAAGGGCGTACCTTTGCAGACCTCAAGCTAGAAGAATATCGAGCGTTCGCCTCTGAATTTGATGAAGATATTTTGCTGATAACGGTTGAGTCCAGTCTCGGCTCACGTAAGACTACCGGTGGTACTGCCCCCGAACAAGTTGCTAATGCGCTTACTGCTGCCGAAAATCTGCTAATGGAAACACGGGATTGGTTAAAAGAGAAAAGCACAGGACAAGATGAACGATAA
- a CDS encoding argininosuccinate synthase, translated as MQKVVLAYSGGLDTSVAIKWIKEKYDMDVVTLTVDVGANDRDLESIRKRALEIGAVNALVRDVKEEFVKYFIWPALQAGALYEGEYPLATALARPLIAWNLVQVAREEGATAVAHGCTGKGNDQVRFDISVNVLAPDLKIIAPVREWRMTRDEEIEYAAQNNIPLLSVSQKRYSVDQNLWGRSIEAGPLEDPRNEPSEEVYEWTANPDKQPDNAEYVEIQFERGIPVALNGERMDGVTLITKLHEIAGRHGIGRIDHIENRLVGIKSREIYEAPAAIVLHRAHRWLEDLTLTKDSARFKTRVAAEYGDLVYNGLWFSPLHQDLAAYVASSQRYVSGTVTVKLFKGNVIKASCDSPKSLYNFALATYDKGDQFKHEASVGFINIFGLSLRNQSQIQLAGRTQGEMLSLASPDAISPDAPSEEVKK; from the coding sequence ATGCAGAAGGTTGTACTGGCATATAGCGGTGGTCTTGATACCAGCGTTGCAATTAAATGGATTAAAGAAAAATATGATATGGACGTGGTTACGCTCACTGTAGATGTGGGAGCAAATGACCGCGACCTTGAATCCATCCGTAAGCGCGCCCTTGAAATCGGCGCAGTTAACGCCTTGGTACGCGATGTTAAAGAAGAATTCGTTAAATATTTCATTTGGCCCGCGCTTCAAGCAGGCGCATTGTACGAAGGCGAATACCCGCTGGCAACCGCGTTGGCACGCCCACTAATCGCCTGGAATCTGGTACAGGTAGCACGCGAAGAAGGCGCTACTGCCGTAGCACATGGCTGTACTGGAAAAGGCAACGATCAGGTGCGCTTTGATATCTCGGTAAACGTGTTAGCGCCTGATTTGAAAATCATTGCTCCGGTGCGTGAATGGCGCATGACTCGCGATGAAGAAATCGAGTATGCTGCTCAAAATAACATCCCCTTGCTCTCGGTCAGCCAGAAACGCTACAGCGTCGATCAAAACCTGTGGGGGCGTAGCATCGAGGCGGGACCGCTGGAAGACCCCCGCAACGAGCCATCCGAAGAAGTTTACGAGTGGACGGCAAACCCAGACAAGCAACCCGATAACGCCGAATATGTGGAAATCCAGTTCGAGCGTGGTATTCCGGTCGCTCTAAACGGTGAGCGTATGGACGGTGTGACCCTAATTACCAAACTACATGAAATTGCCGGACGGCATGGCATTGGGCGCATTGACCACATCGAGAACCGCCTGGTGGGTATCAAAAGTCGCGAAATTTACGAAGCGCCCGCTGCAATTGTACTGCACCGCGCCCATCGCTGGCTGGAAGACCTCACCCTAACCAAAGACTCGGCGCGTTTCAAAACCCGGGTAGCCGCCGAATACGGTGATCTGGTTTACAACGGCTTATGGTTCAGCCCCCTCCACCAAGACCTTGCCGCCTATGTAGCCAGTAGTCAACGCTATGTAAGTGGTACAGTTACGGTCAAACTGTTCAAGGGCAATGTGATAAAAGCCTCCTGTGATTCGCCTAAATCACTCTATAACTTCGCGTTGGCAACCTACGACAAAGGCGACCAGTTCAAACACGAAGCCTCTGTAGGCTTTATCAACATCTTCGGGCTATCCTTGCGCAACCAATCGCAAATCCAACTGGCAGGGCGCACTCAGGGCGAAATGCTATCGTTGGCATCACCCGATGCGATATCACCTGATGCCCCTTCTGAAGAAGTAAAGAAGTAG
- a CDS encoding HAD family hydrolase, with product MSEQNLYAVIWDVDGTLVDTGELHFQAWVQLAQDLKMPFTRDDFTATFGRRNPEIIGALFPGHTPEEIAQLGEQKELYYRAEARHGIDLLPGVRELLDGLKAAGYKQALGSSAPHKNLEMITEITESLPYFQAIVGMEDTKRGKPDPEVFLVAAQRMGVPPQNCLVMEDAVAGIEAATAGGMKSIAITFVGHHSEDSLRAAGANLVVPSLEGITVETINRLLSRS from the coding sequence TTGTCTGAACAGAACCTATACGCGGTAATCTGGGATGTGGATGGTACGCTGGTAGATACCGGAGAGCTTCATTTCCAAGCCTGGGTGCAACTGGCACAGGACTTGAAGATGCCCTTTACCCGCGATGATTTTACCGCTACCTTCGGCAGACGCAACCCTGAGATTATCGGCGCACTTTTCCCCGGACATACTCCCGAAGAAATTGCACAATTGGGCGAGCAAAAAGAGCTTTACTATCGAGCAGAAGCGCGTCACGGGATTGATTTATTGCCCGGTGTGCGCGAATTGTTGGATGGATTGAAAGCTGCCGGCTATAAACAGGCGCTTGGCAGTAGCGCACCCCATAAAAACCTCGAGATGATTACCGAAATTACCGAAAGCCTACCGTATTTTCAGGCTATTGTCGGTATGGAGGACACTAAACGAGGTAAACCCGACCCAGAAGTCTTTCTGGTAGCAGCACAACGAATGGGAGTCCCTCCCCAGAACTGTTTGGTTATGGAAGATGCGGTAGCTGGCATCGAAGCGGCGACAGCCGGGGGTATGAAAAGCATTGCTATCACCTTTGTAGGACATCACAGCGAAGATAGTTTACGGGCAGCAGGTGCGAACCTAGTAGTGCCATCGCTGGAGGGAATTACAGTTGAGACAATAAACCGCCTTCTTTCACGAAGCTAA
- a CDS encoding PQQ-binding-like beta-propeller repeat protein: MENKPDKKAKPKSNQPGVELDNDPPENRQAVLVRDTSSKNNAAVPTTIKPSNGTPRKKQGRGLEIALVMVLVGLAIAFFLILTSNTTGNNTDSATKVANGTPAPLVGNNGLNVGNLQTANAIATMATDLDLSTAVPLPPTPTGPAAQSSGDSSGQSWPNSGLNPGRTRALDAKINTPLNRLWAKTYGQDLPGSPVIVGDTIYLGSDYGALYAIDIKTGDKKWFFTSGPIVDTPAVAGNTIYFGSQNGFFYAVDLTTQKKKWDFPTLSPITGSPQVINGAVYFGGQDGSFYVVDANTGQKRCALSLGQPFNNGVTGSPAIVNNLALFGVNDGRFIGMDTATCKVKWTYEVPGKKGIASSPAVANGVAYFGADDGNVHALDINTGAQKWEFKTGAAIRSSAAVAGGKVFIGSFDKKLYALDATSGTKVWEFLTGDGIASAPLVASDTVFFGSNDSRFYALEAATGKKKWDYQADDIIASAPAAANGKIYFTSFDNRLYAFGN, from the coding sequence TTGGAAAATAAACCCGACAAAAAAGCCAAACCGAAATCCAACCAACCCGGCGTTGAACTCGATAACGACCCACCGGAAAACCGTCAAGCGGTGTTGGTTCGCGATACTTCGTCTAAGAATAACGCCGCAGTTCCTACCACGATTAAGCCGTCAAACGGCACACCTAGAAAAAAACAAGGACGCGGTCTTGAAATTGCCCTAGTGATGGTGCTGGTGGGGTTGGCTATCGCCTTCTTCCTAATCCTTACCTCAAATACTACCGGAAATAACACCGATAGCGCCACAAAAGTAGCAAACGGTACGCCTGCCCCATTAGTGGGAAACAACGGGCTAAATGTCGGCAATCTCCAGACGGCAAATGCAATCGCTACAATGGCAACCGACCTTGATTTAAGCACCGCCGTACCGCTTCCGCCTACTCCAACCGGACCTGCTGCCCAAAGCAGCGGAGATAGCAGCGGGCAAAGCTGGCCCAATAGCGGCTTAAATCCCGGTAGAACTCGTGCGCTTGACGCTAAAATTAACACTCCTCTCAACCGCTTATGGGCAAAAACTTACGGGCAGGATTTACCTGGCTCGCCCGTAATTGTGGGGGATACTATTTATCTTGGTTCAGACTATGGCGCGCTCTATGCGATTGATATAAAAACAGGCGATAAGAAATGGTTCTTTACCTCCGGACCTATCGTTGATACGCCCGCAGTAGCCGGAAACACCATCTATTTTGGCTCTCAAAACGGCTTCTTTTACGCGGTTGACCTGACCACCCAGAAAAAGAAATGGGACTTCCCGACTCTTTCACCGATTACGGGGTCGCCACAGGTAATCAATGGCGCAGTTTATTTTGGCGGTCAAGATGGTAGTTTCTATGTAGTAGATGCGAATACCGGGCAGAAACGCTGCGCTCTTTCACTGGGACAACCCTTCAATAACGGTGTTACAGGCAGCCCTGCAATAGTCAATAACCTTGCCCTTTTTGGAGTCAACGATGGGCGTTTTATCGGCATGGACACCGCCACTTGCAAAGTCAAATGGACTTACGAAGTGCCGGGCAAGAAAGGCATTGCATCATCTCCTGCTGTTGCCAATGGGGTGGCATATTTCGGAGCGGACGATGGCAACGTTCACGCGCTGGATATAAACACTGGCGCACAAAAATGGGAGTTCAAAACAGGCGCTGCTATTCGTTCTTCGGCGGCAGTAGCGGGGGGGAAAGTCTTCATCGGCTCTTTCGATAAGAAGCTCTACGCCTTAGATGCCACGAGCGGAACAAAAGTATGGGAATTTCTGACCGGGGATGGGATAGCTTCTGCCCCACTGGTAGCAAGCGATACCGTTTTCTTCGGTTCTAACGATAGCCGTTTCTACGCGCTTGAAGCTGCGACAGGCAAGAAAAAGTGGGATTATCAAGCAGATGATATAATAGCCTCTGCACCTGCGGCTGCCAACGGGAAGATTTATTTCACCTCGTTTGATAACCGTTTGTATGCTTTCGGTAATTAA
- the argF gene encoding ornithine carbamoyltransferase produces MNDNKVSFKPILKGRHLLSSADLNAQELAQVLDTALDLKARLKRGEPTHILEGKSLAMIFEHPSLRTRLSFDIGMYQLGGRAFYLAPTEIGLGRRETPSDVARVISSMADGILARVRDHTTLLELANYSSKPLINGLTDREHPCQVLADLLTIRERFGKLTGLTMAYIGDGNNMAQSLALASALSGLNITIITPPQYWPDEEIVHQARQLANGKSFVKVSNSPEAVGDADVIYTDVWASMGQESEAELRRRVFKPYQINSNLLEMAKPNALVLHCLPAHRGDEVTEEVLEGSQSAVFQQAENRLHAQKGLLVHLLAD; encoded by the coding sequence ATGAACGATAATAAAGTTTCATTTAAACCCATTCTAAAGGGTAGGCATCTACTTTCGTCTGCCGACCTTAACGCGCAAGAGTTAGCACAAGTGCTGGATACAGCGCTTGATCTCAAAGCACGCCTCAAGCGAGGGGAACCAACCCATATACTAGAAGGTAAATCGCTGGCGATGATTTTTGAGCATCCCTCGCTGCGTACTCGTCTTTCCTTTGACATCGGCATGTACCAACTGGGCGGGCGCGCCTTTTACCTCGCCCCCACCGAAATCGGATTGGGCAGACGCGAAACCCCCTCCGATGTAGCGCGGGTCATCAGCAGCATGGCAGACGGTATTCTAGCGCGAGTGCGTGACCATACCACCTTGCTGGAACTCGCCAACTATTCCAGTAAGCCACTAATCAACGGGCTTACCGACCGGGAACATCCTTGTCAGGTGCTCGCCGACCTATTGACCATCCGAGAGCGATTCGGCAAGCTTACAGGCTTGACAATGGCTTATATCGGAGATGGTAACAATATGGCGCAAAGCCTTGCGCTCGCCTCCGCTTTGAGTGGATTGAACATTACAATTATCACCCCTCCACAGTATTGGCCTGACGAAGAAATCGTGCATCAGGCGCGACAACTAGCCAACGGCAAAAGCTTTGTAAAGGTCAGCAACAGCCCGGAAGCGGTAGGCGATGCCGATGTAATCTACACCGATGTGTGGGCAAGTATGGGACAGGAAAGCGAAGCCGAATTACGCCGCCGCGTTTTCAAACCCTACCAGATTAATTCTAACTTGCTAGAAATGGCAAAGCCTAACGCCTTGGTATTGCATTGCCTACCGGCGCATCGGGGCGACGAAGTGACCGAGGAGGTACTAGAAGGTTCGCAGAGCGCAGTATTCCAACAAGCTGAGAATCGCTTACATGCTCAAAAAGGATTGCTGGTACATTTACTGGCAGACTAA
- a CDS encoding MarR family winged helix-turn-helix transcriptional regulator: protein MSEKSKDSQELSQLYQRAFQQLNAAATPDWLQLDLTFQQMKVLYIIRQFGSLTMSELHEHLQVSMPTITGIVNRLIERRNGTPLLVRETSPEDRREVRASLTDAGLEVTNMVGALKTAVLQEVFNTMSEEELRITHKVFNRFCELSEQQRHNVESNGGKKAEPVEDNNGNRRKRRRLMGVRETANSNASSITSNHLRFDSYSTRPILTS, encoded by the coding sequence ATGAGTGAAAAATCAAAGGACTCTCAAGAGTTGTCCCAACTTTATCAACGCGCTTTTCAACAGTTAAATGCAGCTGCTACCCCTGATTGGCTTCAACTTGACCTCACCTTCCAGCAAATGAAAGTGTTATATATCATTCGCCAATTCGGATCGCTAACTATGAGTGAATTGCACGAGCATCTTCAGGTAAGCATGCCGACAATTACCGGCATCGTAAATCGCCTGATTGAACGCCGGAATGGCACTCCTTTGTTGGTGCGTGAAACTAGCCCAGAAGATCGCCGTGAAGTACGAGCTAGTTTAACAGATGCCGGATTGGAAGTTACTAACATGGTTGGCGCTTTAAAAACCGCGGTATTACAAGAAGTGTTTAATACCATGAGTGAGGAAGAGTTAAGAATTACTCACAAAGTATTTAATCGATTCTGTGAGCTTTCCGAGCAACAACGGCATAATGTTGAATCTAATGGAGGCAAGAAAGCCGAGCCTGTAGAAGATAATAATGGAAATCGTCGGAAACGCCGCCGTTTGATGGGAGTGCGTGAAACTGCGAATTCTAACGCAAGCTCTATCACTAGCAATCATTTGCGTTTTGACTCTTATAGCACTCGCCCTATCCTGACTTCATAA